One part of the Vibrio palustris genome encodes these proteins:
- the hscA gene encoding Fe-S protein assembly chaperone HscA, producing the protein MALLQIAEPGQSAAPHEHKLAVGIDLGTTNSLVATVRSGTASTLNDPQGRSILPSVVSYTKDTVNVGYDARENAKFDPQNTVSSVKRMIGRSLEDIQTRYPDLPYQFKASEKGLPILQTAHGEKNPIQVSADILQALGARAEESLQGELSGVVITVPAYFDDAQRAGTKDAANLAGLHVLRLLNEPTAAAIAYGLDSGQEGIIAVYDLGGGTFDISILRLSKGVFEVLATGGDSALGGDDFDQLIAQHLKEAIGIEGALSAEKYRELLNAATQAKVDLSNADSVIVDVLGWQGTLTRADFDDLIRPLVKKTLMSCRRALRDADVGVDEVLEVVMVGGSTRTPLVRDMVGEFFEREPLTSINPDEVVAIGAAQQADILVGNKPDSEMLLLDVIPLSLGIETMGGLVEKIIPRNTTIPVARAQEFTTFKDGQTGMTVHVMQGERELVDDCRSLARFSLKGIPPMAAGAAHIRVTYQVDADGLLSVTAMEKSTGIQSEIQVKPAYGLSDDEVANMLRDSMTYAEDDMHARSLAEQRVEADRVIEGLISAMQQDGDELLTDAERAVLLESIEALIELRNGENPDAIEQGIKDTDKASQDFASRRMDKSIRAALAGQSVDDI; encoded by the coding sequence ATGGCATTACTTCAAATTGCAGAACCGGGTCAAAGCGCCGCTCCACATGAGCACAAGCTGGCAGTCGGTATTGATTTGGGCACGACTAATTCTCTGGTCGCGACTGTACGCAGTGGCACCGCATCAACACTGAATGATCCTCAAGGTCGTAGTATTCTGCCTTCTGTTGTCAGTTACACTAAAGATACTGTCAATGTGGGCTACGATGCCCGTGAGAATGCGAAATTCGATCCGCAAAATACGGTTAGCTCCGTTAAGCGTATGATCGGCCGCTCTCTTGAAGACATTCAGACTCGCTACCCAGACTTGCCATACCAGTTTAAAGCCAGTGAAAAAGGCTTACCTATTTTGCAAACTGCACATGGCGAGAAAAATCCAATTCAAGTCTCCGCTGATATTTTGCAAGCCTTAGGCGCCCGTGCAGAAGAATCTTTGCAAGGTGAACTATCCGGCGTAGTGATTACGGTACCGGCTTACTTTGATGATGCTCAGCGTGCTGGCACGAAAGATGCCGCGAATCTCGCAGGGCTGCATGTATTACGTTTACTTAATGAACCTACCGCTGCGGCCATTGCTTACGGCTTAGATTCGGGTCAAGAAGGCATCATTGCCGTTTACGACCTGGGTGGCGGTACCTTTGATATTTCTATTTTGCGTTTATCAAAAGGTGTGTTTGAAGTCTTGGCAACCGGTGGTGATTCAGCCCTTGGTGGTGATGACTTTGACCAATTGATTGCTCAGCACTTGAAAGAAGCAATAGGTATAGAAGGCGCATTATCTGCAGAGAAGTACCGTGAGCTACTTAATGCCGCCACTCAAGCAAAAGTTGATCTGTCTAATGCTGATAGCGTGATTGTCGACGTGCTTGGTTGGCAAGGCACACTCACGCGTGCCGACTTTGATGATTTAATTAGGCCTTTGGTTAAGAAAACGCTCATGTCTTGTCGTCGTGCTCTACGTGATGCCGATGTCGGAGTCGATGAAGTCCTCGAAGTTGTCATGGTTGGCGGCTCAACACGTACTCCACTGGTCCGTGATATGGTTGGCGAGTTTTTTGAACGAGAACCACTGACGAGTATTAACCCAGATGAAGTGGTGGCGATTGGCGCAGCTCAGCAAGCCGATATTTTAGTCGGTAATAAACCCGACTCAGAAATGTTGCTGCTGGACGTTATTCCATTGTCGTTAGGCATTGAAACCATGGGCGGTTTGGTGGAAAAAATCATTCCACGTAATACCACTATTCCTGTGGCTCGAGCTCAAGAATTTACCACGTTTAAAGATGGCCAAACTGGCATGACTGTTCATGTGATGCAGGGCGAACGTGAACTGGTTGACGATTGTCGTTCTCTAGCCCGTTTTTCTTTAAAAGGCATTCCGCCAATGGCGGCAGGTGCAGCGCATATTCGTGTGACTTATCAAGTGGATGCGGATGGCTTACTGTCAGTAACTGCCATGGAAAAAAGCACAGGTATTCAATCAGAAATTCAAGTGAAGCCTGCGTATGGTTTGAGCGATGATGAAGTGGCTAATATGCTACGCGATTCTATGACGTATGCGGAAGATGATATGCACGCTCGTTCGCTTGCCGAGCAACGTGTTGAAGCGGATCGCGTGATAGAAGGGTTAATTTCTGCTATGCAGCAGGATGGGGACGAGCTTTTGACAGACGCAGAACGCGCAGTCTTACTTGAGTCCATCGAAGCATTGATTGAATTACGTAACGGCGAAAATCCAGATGCGATTGAACAAGGCATCAAAGATACGGATAAAGCCAGCCAAGATTTTGCTTCTCGCCGCATGGATAAATCTATTCGTGCCGCATTAGCAGGTCAGTCTGTAGACGATATATAG
- the hisS gene encoding histidine--tRNA ligase, translated as MAKTIQAVRGMNDCLPSQSPLWQKVEGVVKNVIGAYGYSEVRMPIVEMTHLFKRAIGEVTDVVEKEMYTFDDNDESLTLRPEGTAGCVRSGIQNGLLYNQEQRLWYMGPMFRHERPQKGRYRQFNQCGVEVFGIDGPDVDAELIMMTARLWRELGIYEHLRLELNSIGSLDARANYRTALIEFFEQHQEVLDEDAKRRMYTNPLRVLDSKNKDIQAILGDAPKLADYLDDESQQHFAGLCELLDAAGIEYTVNQRLVRGLDYYNRTVFEWITDSLGAQGTVCGGGRYDGLVEQLGGKATPAVGFAMGLERLVLMMENMGNLSLRRAVDVYVVTAGAGTMLAGMKMAEQLREQVPGLRVMSHCGGGNFKKQFKRADKVGAAIALVLGEDEVNQGTVVIKDLAGGEQTTVQQAEVADKLAHLV; from the coding sequence GTGGCTAAAACAATTCAAGCAGTTCGAGGCATGAATGATTGTCTCCCAAGTCAATCTCCACTTTGGCAGAAAGTGGAAGGTGTAGTTAAGAATGTAATCGGTGCCTACGGGTATAGCGAAGTACGTATGCCAATCGTTGAGATGACCCATCTATTTAAACGCGCCATTGGTGAAGTCACCGATGTTGTTGAAAAAGAGATGTATACCTTTGATGATAACGATGAAAGCTTAACTTTGCGTCCAGAAGGCACGGCAGGCTGTGTGCGTTCAGGCATTCAAAACGGTTTGCTATACAACCAAGAACAGCGTCTATGGTACATGGGCCCGATGTTCCGTCACGAACGTCCACAGAAAGGGCGCTATCGTCAGTTCAACCAATGTGGTGTTGAGGTGTTTGGTATTGATGGCCCGGATGTCGATGCAGAGCTTATTATGATGACGGCTCGTCTATGGCGTGAGCTGGGTATTTATGAACACTTACGTTTAGAGCTTAATTCGATCGGTTCTCTTGATGCTCGTGCTAATTACCGCACGGCTCTGATTGAATTTTTTGAACAGCACCAAGAAGTTTTGGACGAAGATGCGAAACGTCGTATGTACACCAATCCATTGCGTGTATTGGATTCAAAAAACAAAGATATTCAAGCTATTCTTGGTGATGCGCCAAAATTAGCTGATTACTTAGATGATGAATCCCAACAACATTTTGCTGGTTTGTGTGAACTTCTTGATGCTGCTGGTATCGAATATACAGTTAACCAACGCTTAGTCCGTGGTCTGGATTACTACAATCGTACTGTTTTTGAATGGATCACCGACAGCTTAGGTGCCCAAGGCACGGTATGTGGTGGCGGACGTTATGATGGATTGGTAGAGCAACTTGGCGGCAAAGCAACGCCTGCTGTCGGTTTCGCTATGGGTCTTGAGCGTCTTGTATTAATGATGGAAAACATGGGGAATCTGTCATTGCGCCGCGCGGTTGATGTTTACGTTGTGACGGCAGGTGCAGGCACGATGTTAGCGGGCATGAAAATGGCTGAGCAACTGCGTGAACAAGTTCCAGGACTGCGTGTGATGAGCCATTGTGGCGGCGGTAACTTTAAGAAGCAGTTTAAACGTGCCGATAAAGTAGGAGCTGCGATTGCGCTCGTACTAGGTGAAGACGAAGTCAACCAAGGTACAGTTGTGATTAAAGATCTGGCTGGTGGCGAACAAACCACAGTACAACAAGCCGAAGTAGCGGATAAACTCGCTCACCTCGTATAA
- the rodZ gene encoding cytoskeleton protein RodZ, producing MEHDDTTVNNNKSTLPPGTLLKNKRESLGYSKQDVASRLRLRIAIINSIEGNEFESDQVATFTRGYLRSYAKAVGMSDAEILESYEEHCKVADAEPESMQSFSKQTKRDKNDNRLMTLTWVILLVIIGMSSLWWYQNSQQDTLSPQSNSTKSSIPSVSEIKKAAVDEEFNTVSDLTNPSVDNQAVQESQEPKEDAQQESTAAEQSSSDDSIDKSQAAAPTASKSTQSTEQATPNTSLSMRFIADCWIQIKDATGKTLAIGIKKKGQSLDVSGNKPFKVVLGAPEAVQMSLGDESVDLSGYTSGKVARLTLP from the coding sequence ATGGAACACGACGACACAACAGTGAACAACAACAAAAGCACGCTTCCACCCGGCACGTTATTGAAAAATAAACGTGAGTCTTTGGGGTACTCTAAGCAGGATGTTGCGAGTAGATTGCGTCTGCGTATTGCGATTATCAATAGTATCGAAGGTAATGAGTTTGAATCCGATCAGGTCGCAACGTTTACGCGTGGTTATTTGCGATCTTATGCCAAAGCCGTCGGTATGTCAGATGCTGAGATTTTAGAATCGTACGAAGAACATTGCAAAGTGGCAGATGCAGAACCTGAATCTATGCAAAGTTTTTCTAAGCAAACCAAGCGCGATAAAAATGATAATCGTTTGATGACTCTAACCTGGGTTATTCTGTTGGTGATTATTGGTATGTCTTCTTTATGGTGGTATCAAAATAGTCAGCAAGATACGTTGTCTCCCCAGTCTAATTCAACGAAATCGTCGATTCCTAGTGTGTCAGAGATAAAAAAAGCGGCAGTGGACGAAGAATTTAACACGGTGAGCGACCTGACAAACCCATCAGTTGATAACCAAGCAGTGCAAGAGTCTCAAGAGCCAAAAGAAGATGCTCAACAAGAGTCAACGGCAGCGGAGCAGTCGAGTAGTGATGACAGCATAGACAAAAGCCAAGCTGCAGCACCCACTGCATCAAAAAGCACCCAATCAACGGAACAAGCGACACCTAATACCTCCTTATCAATGCGCTTTATCGCGGATTGTTGGATTCAAATAAAAGATGCGACAGGTAAAACCTTAGCAATCGGTATCAAGAAAAAAGGACAATCTCTAGATGTGAGTGGTAATAAACCATTCAAAGTTGTCCTCGGAGCTCCTGAAGCGGTTCAAATGTCCTTAGGCGATGAATCCGTTGACCTTTCTGGTTATACTTCAGGGAAAGTAGCAAGATTGACCTTACCTTAG
- the ndk gene encoding nucleoside-diphosphate kinase, giving the protein MSLERTFSIIKPDAVQRNLVGEIYNRFEKAGLKIIAAKMVHLTDEQVCGFYAEHEGKSFFGPLKEFMTSGPIMVQVLEGESAITRYRELMGKTNPDEAACGTLRNDYALSMRENSVHGSDSPESAAREIEFFFPASEICPR; this is encoded by the coding sequence ATGTCTCTAGAAAGAACATTTTCTATCATCAAACCTGACGCTGTTCAGCGTAACTTGGTTGGCGAAATTTATAACCGCTTTGAAAAAGCGGGTTTAAAAATCATTGCCGCTAAAATGGTACACCTGACAGACGAGCAAGTTTGCGGATTTTATGCCGAGCATGAAGGCAAAAGCTTTTTTGGCCCGCTAAAAGAGTTTATGACGTCTGGGCCGATCATGGTGCAAGTATTGGAAGGCGAAAGTGCGATTACCCGTTACCGTGAACTCATGGGAAAAACCAACCCAGATGAAGCTGCATGTGGTACTTTACGCAATGATTATGCGTTAAGTATGCGTGAAAACTCGGTCCATGGCAGCGATAGCCCAGAATCTGCGGCCCGTGAAATAGAATTTTTCTTCCCAGCATCAGAGATTTGTCCGCGCTAA
- the ispG gene encoding flavodoxin-dependent (E)-4-hydroxy-3-methylbut-2-enyl-diphosphate synthase — translation MQQQNPIKRRNSTRIHVGDVPIGGGAPIAVQSMTNTRTTDVDATVAQIRSLEQVGADLVRVSVPTMDAAEAFKQIRQQVNLPLIADIHFDYRIALKVAEYGADCLRINPGNIGKEERIRSVVDCARDKNIPIRIGVNGGSLEKEIQEKYGEPTPEALVESAMRHVDILDRLNFDQFKVSVKASDVFLSVGAYRLLANQIDQPLHLGITEAGGARAGAVKSSIGLGMLLAEGIGDTLRISLAADPREEIKVGFDILKSLRIRSRGINFIACPSCSRQEFDVINTVNQLEQRLEDVLTPMDVSVIGCVVNGPGEAEAAHLGLAGSNRKSAIYEDGVRQKERYDNDNLVDQLEARIRAKASMLDEKNRIDVTEVNSES, via the coding sequence ATGCAACAACAAAATCCTATTAAGCGTCGTAACTCGACTCGGATTCATGTCGGCGACGTTCCGATCGGCGGTGGGGCACCCATTGCTGTTCAATCTATGACGAACACCAGAACAACAGACGTTGATGCGACCGTCGCGCAAATTCGCTCATTAGAGCAGGTTGGCGCTGATTTAGTTCGTGTATCCGTTCCAACCATGGATGCGGCTGAAGCGTTTAAACAAATTCGCCAACAGGTGAATCTTCCTCTTATTGCGGACATTCATTTTGATTATCGTATCGCGCTGAAAGTGGCCGAGTACGGGGCTGACTGTTTACGTATTAACCCAGGCAACATTGGTAAAGAAGAACGTATTCGCTCCGTTGTCGATTGTGCGCGTGATAAAAATATCCCGATTCGTATTGGTGTCAATGGCGGCTCATTAGAGAAAGAGATTCAAGAAAAATATGGCGAGCCAACACCAGAAGCTTTGGTTGAATCGGCTATGCGTCATGTGGATATTCTAGACCGCCTCAACTTTGATCAATTTAAAGTCAGCGTGAAAGCCTCAGATGTGTTCTTATCAGTGGGGGCTTATCGTCTATTGGCAAACCAAATCGATCAGCCATTGCACCTTGGTATCACCGAAGCCGGTGGTGCGCGTGCGGGGGCGGTGAAATCGTCCATTGGCTTAGGCATGTTATTGGCTGAAGGTATTGGCGATACATTACGCATATCTCTGGCGGCGGATCCAAGAGAAGAAATCAAAGTTGGCTTTGATATTCTGAAATCACTGCGCATTCGCTCGCGCGGTATTAATTTTATTGCGTGTCCGAGTTGTTCTCGTCAAGAGTTTGATGTCATCAATACGGTTAACCAATTGGAACAACGTTTAGAAGACGTGCTAACACCGATGGATGTTTCGGTGATTGGTTGCGTAGTGAATGGCCCAGGAGAAGCGGAAGCTGCACACCTAGGCTTAGCGGGTAGTAATCGCAAAAGCGCTATTTACGAAGACGGCGTGCGCCAAAAAGAACGTTATGATAACGACAACCTTGTCGACCAATTGGAAGCAAGAATTCGTGCTAAAGCATCAATGCTCGATGAGAAAAATCGCATCGATGTAACTGAAGTAAATAGTGAATCTTAA
- the pepB gene encoding aminopeptidase PepB encodes MSAHMSVFLSTEAPQPQWGENALISFDEHGAHIHVKELSDFASVQRAARKFCSQGIRQILLAGENWGLESIWAFYQGYREAKHRNHVEWAELPAAEQEELNARIKVIDWVRDIINKTAEEVAPRQLATMAGEFIKSLSPEKVTYRIVKDKDLLTEGWEGTYAVGRGSQRTSAVLQLDYNPTGQEDAPVYACIVGKGITFDSGGYSLKPSNMMTSMKSDMGGSGTATGALALSILRGCNKRIKLILCCAENMISGRALKLGDVIRYKNGKTVEVMNTDAEGRLVLADGLIYASEQKPEMIIDCATLTGAAKNALGNDFHALLSFDDALSDTALQCAAEEKEGLWRLPLFEFHREMLPSNFADMSNISSGDYAPGASTAAAFLSHFVSDYQSGWLHFDCAGTYRKSANDKWAAGATGMGVKTLANILTQ; translated from the coding sequence ATGTCTGCACATATGTCTGTATTTTTAAGTACCGAAGCTCCTCAGCCTCAGTGGGGAGAAAACGCATTGATTTCGTTTGATGAGCATGGTGCTCACATTCACGTCAAAGAACTCTCTGATTTCGCTAGTGTGCAACGCGCCGCACGCAAATTCTGCTCGCAGGGCATTCGTCAGATCCTACTGGCCGGAGAGAACTGGGGCTTAGAAAGCATTTGGGCCTTTTATCAAGGCTATCGCGAAGCGAAACACCGCAATCATGTTGAATGGGCAGAGCTACCAGCGGCAGAGCAAGAAGAGCTGAATGCTCGTATTAAAGTCATCGACTGGGTACGTGACATCATCAACAAAACAGCAGAAGAAGTGGCACCGCGTCAGCTGGCAACAATGGCGGGTGAATTTATTAAATCCCTGTCCCCAGAAAAGGTTACTTACCGTATCGTCAAAGATAAAGATCTATTGACGGAAGGTTGGGAAGGCACTTACGCCGTCGGCCGTGGCTCGCAACGTACATCCGCCGTCCTACAGCTTGATTACAACCCAACAGGGCAAGAAGACGCGCCTGTTTATGCATGTATCGTCGGCAAAGGTATCACGTTTGATTCAGGCGGCTACAGCTTGAAACCGTCTAATATGATGACGTCGATGAAATCGGATATGGGTGGTTCAGGCACGGCGACAGGGGCACTAGCGCTGTCTATCTTGCGCGGATGCAATAAGCGCATCAAACTGATTTTATGTTGTGCTGAAAACATGATTTCAGGTCGCGCACTCAAGCTAGGCGATGTTATTCGTTACAAAAATGGCAAAACCGTTGAAGTGATGAATACGGATGCGGAAGGCCGTTTGGTATTGGCTGATGGTTTGATTTATGCCAGTGAACAAAAACCAGAAATGATCATTGATTGTGCAACATTGACCGGTGCGGCCAAAAATGCCTTAGGTAATGATTTCCATGCGCTATTGAGCTTTGATGATGCGCTGTCAGATACCGCACTCCAATGCGCAGCAGAAGAGAAAGAAGGCTTATGGCGTTTACCGTTATTTGAATTCCACCGTGAAATGCTGCCATCAAACTTTGCTGATATGTCGAACATCTCTTCTGGGGATTATGCGCCGGGTGCAAGCACCGCTGCCGCGTTTTTGTCGCACTTTGTGAGCGACTACCAGTCAGGTTGGTTACACTTTGATTGCGCAGGTACCTACCGTAAATCAGCGAACGACAAGTGGGCGGCTGGTGCAACGGGGATGGGTGTGAAAACCCTTGCAAATATCTTAACTCAATAA
- the iscX gene encoding Fe-S cluster assembly protein IscX, translated as MIWTDSQDIAIELSEKFPEVDPKNVRFTDLHQWILDLEEFDDDPERSNEKILEAIILCWMDELD; from the coding sequence ATGATATGGACAGACTCGCAGGATATTGCGATCGAACTGAGTGAAAAGTTCCCAGAAGTTGATCCCAAAAACGTCCGCTTTACAGACCTTCATCAATGGATATTAGATCTTGAAGAGTTTGATGACGATCCAGAGCGTTCTAACGAGAAAATTCTTGAAGCCATCATTCTTTGTTGGATGGATGAGCTTGATTAA
- the fdx gene encoding ISC system 2Fe-2S type ferredoxin — protein sequence MPKIIVLPHSELCPEGAELSGNTGESVLDVALKNGIDIEHACEKSCACTTCHLIIREGFDSLDESDELEDDMLDKAWGLEPESRLGCQARIADEDLVVEIPKYSLNHAKEDH from the coding sequence ATGCCAAAAATTATTGTTTTACCACATAGTGAGTTATGCCCTGAAGGTGCTGAACTAAGTGGAAATACCGGTGAGTCGGTGCTTGATGTGGCACTGAAAAATGGCATTGATATTGAGCATGCGTGCGAAAAATCGTGTGCTTGTACAACTTGCCATCTTATCATTCGTGAAGGTTTTGACTCACTTGATGAAAGTGATGAGCTAGAAGATGATATGCTTGATAAAGCATGGGGGCTTGAGCCTGAATCTCGTTTAGGTTGTCAGGCTCGTATTGCTGACGAAGATCTCGTGGTTGAAATTCCGAAATACTCGCTTAACCACGCGAAAGAAGATCACTAA
- a CDS encoding YfgM family protein has translation MELYDTEEQTVEAIKDWWKENGKAVIVGAVIGLGGLLGWNYYQGAQTDKQEDASANYTQTMQALSTDSDKAQSQVQDYIDAHKDTSYAVLASMQLAKVQVEAGELKKAATQLKWAQSHTDDDALAPVIALRLARVESELKQYDDALTTLKGVKTKGWEGRVDELRGDVLLAKGDKSGAYSAYSQAQQAKDVSQTLQMKLDDLAK, from the coding sequence GTGGAACTCTACGATACTGAAGAACAGACAGTTGAAGCGATTAAAGACTGGTGGAAAGAGAATGGCAAAGCGGTCATCGTTGGTGCCGTTATTGGTTTGGGTGGCTTGTTAGGATGGAATTACTATCAAGGTGCGCAGACGGATAAGCAAGAAGATGCCTCTGCAAACTACACCCAGACGATGCAAGCGTTATCGACCGACAGCGACAAAGCTCAATCACAAGTGCAAGATTACATTGATGCTCATAAAGATACGTCTTATGCCGTGTTAGCGTCCATGCAACTCGCGAAAGTACAAGTAGAAGCAGGTGAACTTAAGAAAGCCGCGACTCAGCTTAAATGGGCACAATCACATACAGATGATGACGCATTAGCACCGGTTATAGCGTTACGTCTTGCACGCGTAGAGTCTGAGCTAAAACAGTATGACGATGCACTGACCACCCTAAAAGGTGTTAAAACCAAAGGTTGGGAAGGACGTGTTGATGAGTTGCGTGGTGATGTATTGCTCGCTAAAGGTGATAAAAGCGGAGCTTATTCTGCGTACTCACAAGCTCAGCAAGCGAAAGATGTTAGCCAAACGCTACAAATGAAATTGGATGATTTAGCCAAGTAA
- the bamB gene encoding outer membrane protein assembly factor BamB — translation MRKMFNKVLLSASVLGLLAGCAGEEDNVIMAPVPQVKNQITMDSDWSTSIGDGVGDFYSKLKPAYAYDNVYVASRDGEVQALNPATGNVVWEADLEKDKPARLAGGIGYAYGLIYIGSENGVIYALDAKTGKVKWTHDVDAEVLATPVADNNVVMVNTSRGSLIALDHTTGKQKWVISTEVPNLTLRGDSEPVSFSGGVFWGTPSGSLAAAIIDRGQLIWQQSIGQPKGATEIDRLVDVDASPLIIGTNLYTIGYNGQLVAVDLRSGKPIWKRNYSSATDIATDGSKIFLATDDDHLVAVDSRSGTELWSNAKLENRLVTAPTMIDGYLVVGDSEGYLYWLDPDTGDFVAKQEVDSSGFAVSPLALDDGFIVVTRDGSVKKLTLDK, via the coding sequence ATGAGAAAGATGTTCAACAAAGTGCTGCTTTCAGCTTCTGTACTGGGCTTATTGGCTGGTTGTGCTGGAGAAGAAGACAACGTAATCATGGCACCTGTTCCACAGGTAAAAAACCAAATTACGATGGATTCAGATTGGAGTACTTCGATTGGTGATGGTGTTGGTGATTTTTATTCCAAATTAAAACCTGCCTATGCCTATGACAACGTATATGTCGCCTCGCGTGACGGCGAGGTGCAAGCTTTAAACCCAGCGACAGGAAACGTTGTTTGGGAAGCTGATTTGGAGAAAGATAAGCCAGCTCGTTTAGCCGGTGGTATCGGTTATGCCTATGGGCTTATCTATATCGGTAGTGAAAACGGGGTGATTTACGCGCTGGATGCTAAAACCGGTAAGGTAAAATGGACGCATGATGTAGATGCGGAAGTATTAGCAACGCCAGTGGCGGATAATAACGTCGTCATGGTGAATACCAGCCGAGGTTCTCTTATTGCCTTGGATCATACTACAGGTAAACAAAAATGGGTGATCAGTACCGAAGTTCCTAACCTAACATTGCGTGGAGATAGCGAACCTGTTTCGTTTTCTGGCGGTGTATTTTGGGGGACGCCATCTGGTAGTTTAGCGGCAGCGATTATCGATCGCGGCCAACTGATCTGGCAACAATCAATTGGTCAACCGAAAGGCGCTACTGAAATTGATCGCTTAGTTGATGTCGATGCGTCACCGCTAATCATTGGCACTAACTTATATACGATTGGTTACAATGGACAGCTAGTGGCTGTGGATTTACGTTCCGGTAAGCCAATTTGGAAGCGTAATTATTCTTCAGCGACCGACATCGCAACCGATGGCTCAAAAATTTTTCTAGCGACTGATGATGATCACTTAGTGGCCGTTGATTCACGTAGCGGTACTGAGCTATGGAGCAATGCTAAATTAGAAAATCGCCTAGTGACAGCACCCACCATGATTGATGGTTACTTAGTCGTAGGTGACTCTGAAGGCTACCTATATTGGTTAGACCCAGATACAGGTGATTTTGTTGCCAAGCAAGAAGTCGATAGCAGTGGGTTTGCGGTATCGCCACTCGCATTAGACGATGGTTTTATTGTGGTCACGCGTGATGGTTCTGTAAAGAAACTGACGCTAGACAAATAA
- a CDS encoding bifunctional tRNA (adenosine(37)-C2)-methyltransferase TrmG/ribosomal RNA large subunit methyltransferase RlmN: MTSNKVNLLDFDRKGMRTFFSEELGEKAFRADQVMKWIYHFGIDDFDNMTNLNKKLREKLHAKCVVQAPTVSAAQYSSDGTIKFAMNVGNQDVETVYIPDGDRATLCVSSQVGCALDCKFCSTAQQGFNRNLRVSEIIGQVWRAAREVGLEKETGRRPITNIVMMGMGEPLLNMKNLIPSLEIMLDDLGFGLSKRRVTVSTSGVVSGLEQMIDKIDVALAISLHAPNDALRSQIMPINDRWNIDAFLDVVRRYIATSNANRGKVTVEYVLLDHVNDGTEHAEELAQLMRGTPCKINLIPFNPYPGSPYNKPSNSRIDRFQKTLMKHEHTVTIRKTRGDDIDAACGQLVGEVLDRTKRTKAKELAAQAIPFTAI, encoded by the coding sequence ATGACTAGTAATAAAGTCAACTTATTAGACTTTGATCGCAAAGGTATGCGTACATTTTTCTCAGAAGAATTAGGTGAGAAAGCGTTTCGTGCCGATCAGGTCATGAAGTGGATCTACCATTTTGGTATTGATGACTTCGATAACATGACTAACCTAAACAAAAAGTTGCGCGAGAAACTACACGCAAAATGTGTGGTACAAGCACCAACAGTCTCTGCTGCTCAATATTCATCAGATGGTACGATTAAATTTGCAATGAATGTCGGCAACCAAGATGTTGAAACGGTTTATATTCCAGATGGTGATCGTGCCACATTGTGTGTGTCTTCACAGGTCGGTTGTGCCTTGGATTGTAAGTTCTGTTCAACCGCACAGCAGGGGTTCAACCGTAACTTACGTGTCTCTGAGATCATTGGTCAGGTATGGCGTGCCGCGCGAGAAGTGGGTCTGGAAAAAGAAACAGGCCGCCGCCCAATCACGAATATTGTCATGATGGGAATGGGCGAGCCATTACTAAACATGAAAAACTTAATTCCATCATTGGAAATTATGTTAGATGATTTAGGGTTTGGTCTATCGAAACGTCGCGTTACAGTATCGACATCGGGTGTGGTTTCTGGTCTAGAACAAATGATCGATAAAATCGACGTGGCCTTAGCGATTTCTCTCCATGCACCCAACGATGCGTTACGTAGCCAAATCATGCCGATCAATGATCGTTGGAATATTGATGCGTTTCTTGATGTGGTGCGCCGTTATATTGCGACATCCAACGCTAACCGCGGTAAAGTAACGGTAGAATATGTACTATTGGATCATGTGAACGATGGCACTGAGCACGCAGAAGAACTGGCTCAGTTAATGCGTGGTACGCCATGTAAAATTAACCTAATTCCATTTAATCCGTACCCAGGTTCTCCGTATAACAAGCCAAGTAACTCGCGTATCGATCGTTTCCAGAAAACATTGATGAAGCATGAGCACACAGTGACCATTCGTAAGACGCGTGGTGATGATATCGATGCGGCTTGTGGCCAGTTAGTTGGTGAGGTTCTTGATAGGACTAAGCGAACGAAAGCCAAAGAGCTCGCCGCTCAAGCAATTCCATTTACTGCGATCTAA